The sequence below is a genomic window from Flagellimonas marinaquae.
ATAAAGTTCCGTGATCTGGTGGTACATAATGAAGATTTCCTCGTCGGGAAAATGCGTTCTGGGCACCTGTAGACTGAGCAGGGTGTCCAAATGAATGTAATCCCAATAGGTGAGGTATTTTTGATAGAGCAGGCCGTCCAAGTACGAACTCAGGTCTTGGCCCGAATTTTTGAACTTTTCTTCTAGCTTGTTTATCTGGGAAGCGATTTTTGCATTCTTGTCCATTAATGCCTACTACTATTTCATTATTATTTTAAACTGGTTCTTTAAACCGTTGTAGCCATCCAAATCCGCTTTGAGCGAGCCTACGGCCAAATCCGCCTTGATCCTGATAGGAATTTTGTTCCAATCGTTTGATACCCAAAGAGTAAGACTCTCTTTTTCTTTAAAAACACGTCCGGACTGAACCAATGGCCTAAATTTAAGACATTCCACCTTTCCAAACTTGGTTCTGAGTATTTCTTTTCCCAAATATTTTAATTGAAACTTGAACACCCCATCATCATCAAACAACATATCCAGGTTTATGGCATCCCCGACCTCGAATTCTTCCAAATTGTAATTGCTCCTTAAAAAATATGAGGCAGATATCAAATCCTGTATTTGATCATGGATGGGAATATTCATTTTAGTGCCGTTCTTATTGTCTTTGAGTACGGCCTTGTCCTCCTTGTAATCAAAATCGATCTCGATATCCTTGGTATAGCCACCTTCATCAATCTTACGGATAAACTTGTAGGGTTTCCCATGATCAATATCAAAATAGCTTTCGTAGGTGTCGTCCACCTTAAAAAATATACTGGCAAAACCCGTTGTTTTTCCCCGGCCGACCACGTGGTACACAGGAACCCCGTTCAACGTATTGGTAGTTAGGTGCATTGTTGCATAACTCGCATTCAGGAACCCGTAGTGTATCCTAAACTTGAGCCATTCCCCTGGTTTAAAAGCTGGCCTGGGTTCTTGCCCATTTGCCGATATTGCCATTATGAGCAATAGTAAGGGCATCAGTATCTTTTTCATAAACAATTAATTGATATAAAATTAGTAAAATAGCTTTAGGGGTTATGCTGTTTTACATATACTTAAACAAAACTTATTCCAAAATAGTATAACAAAAAAAGCCCAGTCTCGAGACTGGGCTTTTCCTAAATAACCAACCAAACTTTAAATTATGAAAAACCAATACTTAAAGTTATAAGGGAACCACCCCTTATGTGGGTGTAAAGATACGGCAGCATTTTGTAGGAAAAAGTGTTTTTAACGGACTTTAACTAAAGTCGCTAAGAATTGGTTGTTTTTGTTCTTGTTTTTGACAATTTTTTAAGATTGCCCAACATTTTATACAAGGGTTGCAATCAAAACCAATAGCCCACGCTCACAAAAAAATTACCGTTATCCACTTCGGGCGACCACGAATAATATAATTGGATCGGACCAAGAAAAGACTCAAAGCCATAACCCAGTCCAAAACCGATAAAATTGGGCTCCTCGAACCAATCTCCGGTCCTAAAAAGGTCATCGGCCACATTGGCAATGTTCGCGGAAAACAACATATGTTGTTTTGGCGCGAACCTATAGTCCAATCGGCCATAGCTCTTTACATAACTATTACCCGGTATGCTGAGAAAATCGTATCCGAAAAATGGTGTAAAATTGTTTACAAAATTATTCCCGAAACCTCCAAGGATAAAATCAAAAGTAGCTACAGAGGATGTTCCCAGTTTTACACCCCCCTCGGTCTCCAAGTTTAGGCTAAGATTATGGAACAATGAAAACACCCCGCCCAATTTAGCCTTGGCGACCGCAAATTCTTTAAAATTTTTGTTGTAATCGGAAGAAAAGGCATAAAAATGAAAATCCCCATCGAACAAAAGTCCCTTGGTCGGGAAATATTTATCGTCGTAAGTATCCAATTTAATCTGGGAATAAGCACTAAAATAATTGGAATTCTCAAAATTGCTCCTTCTATTGGCAGATTGGGATCCTTCTTCCCCCTCAGGGTCCACTTGGTTCAGTGTGCGTGTACTATAATTTATAAATTTATGTTCCGCCCCGATCACAAAGGCAAATTCCTCCTGTAGAACTGTTTGCAAATATACCTGGTTGGTTAGATCTGTCACATCTACATTGATCCGTTGGATATTGGGGTCGTCCGGAACATTAAAATTGCCCCGAATCAGGGAAAAGTCGATATCTGCATCAAAATCGGTGAGTCTGGAATTTACCCCAAAACTCCAATAGTAGCCTTTATCCAAGTAATACTGCATATTGTACCGGATATGGTCCCCCAAAATAAAATCGAAGGATGCCACATCGTCTTTCATCAAAAAGTTTTTCTTGGTCAGGTTGATCAGGGCGGCACTTTTGTACAGGTCATCGTAATGTGCAGACATTTTGATGAACATTTTAGTTGGCTCTTCCTTAAGTTTTAAAATCAAGTCGGTGCCCAACCCATTTGAAACAAGGTCGTACCGAATGGCCTTAAAGTTACCCGTAGCAGAAAGATTGTTTATCCCTTGCTTTAAATCTTCAAAAGCAATCTTTTCCGATAAGTTGAACCTTAGTTTTCCTTTTATATAACCACGGGTATACCTATCGTTCCCCTCTATGATCATCCTATTAATGGTAAGGCTATCCATCAACTTAATGTTCTTTTTTGGTTTGGGTTCACTTTTTTGGGCCTCTGCAATCTGCACAAACTGGTCCATTTTGGCTCGTGCCGATATTTCGCCATTGTCTATGATCTCCCTGCCCCTTTCAAAATCGATTACGGAAAACTCATCTATATCGGGCCTAATATAAATGTCGGTTTTCTTGGATTTTGATTTCATGTCGTTCACCGTACGATAATTGTTGATCTGCAATAAAATTTCCGTAGCGGAAGAAAGTGATTCTCGCGTGGCCAAGTCGTGTTGAACATCTACTCCGATGATGATGTCGGCCCCCATTGCTTTTACATGATCAATAGGATAGTTGTTTACCACGCCTCCGTCAATTAAAATTTGCCCCTCTATCTCGGCCGGCTCAAACAAAGAAGGAAACGTTCCGCTGGCCACAATGGCCTCGGGCAAATACCCTTTGTCCAGCAAAATCTCCTCTCCAGTTTCCACATTGGTGGCCACACACAAAAATGGGATTGGCAATTTTCCAAAGTCTTGAACGTCCTTTACATGAAAAAGCAACTGCACCAGAAGATTGTAGATGTTCTGTCCACCCGAAATTGCCTGTGGAAACGATACTTTAAAATTCTCAAACGGCAACGAAAGCGCATACCGTTCCGAATCTTCTTTTTCGTAAAAAGTTTTGGCGCCACGAGGTACATTGTCCTGTATAAGATCTGTAAAATCGGTACTCTTAAAAATGGAGTCCAGTTGATGTGCGGAATAGCCCGAGGCATATAGTGCACCAACAATGGCGCCCATGCTTGTTCCTCCGATATAATCGATTTGTACTCCCGCTTCTTCTAAAACTTTTAGTGTACCGATATGTGCCAAACCCTTTGCACCACCACCACTTAGCACAAGCCCCACCTTGGGCGGTGTATTGTCCTTGGCGCTTTGGGCCATGGCACATAAACCGACCATGGCAAATACTATTGTAATGATGAGACCTTTTTTATGCATGGCTATTTATGAAAGGTTTTAAAGATTTTTTTTGCTTTTGATGCCCCCACGGAAGCAGTTAAATTTTCGAGCGAGGCTTCCTTGATGCGTTTTACCGATTTAAAGCTTTTTAATAATTGTTGAGCCGTTTTTTCCCCAATCCCCTCAATGTTCACCAACTCGGAGTTAATGGCGCCCTTGCTTCTTTTGTTTCTATGGTGGGTAATTCCAAAACGATGTGCCTCGTTCCTGAGCTGCTGGATAATTTTTAGGGATTCCGATCTTTTGTCCAAATAGAGCGGGACGGGGTCGTCTGGAAAATAGATCTCCTCCAAGCGTTTTGCAATGCCCACTATGGCAATTTTTCCTCTCAGGCCCAATACTTCCAGACTTTTTAATGCCGAGGACAATTGCCCTTTCCCCCCATCTATCACAATTAGCTGTGGCAGGGGCTCTTCTTCGCTAAGCAATCGTTTGTATCTCCTATGGACAACCTCTTCCATACTGGCAAAATCGTCGGGGCCCTCTACCGTTTTTATGTTAAAATGGCGATAATCTTTTTTAGAGGGCTTACCATCTTTAAAAACCACACATGCCGCCACAGGGTTACTGCCTTGAATATTGGAATTGTCAAAACATTCAATATGTCGAGGTTCTTCCGATAGGCGAAGATCTGTCTTCATTTGGGCCATGATCCGTTTGGTATGGCGATCTGGATCGGTTATTTTAATTTGCTTCAATTTATCCTGTCGATAAAAACGGGCGTTCCGTTCCGATAGATCCAATATCCTACGCTTATCCCCTAATTTGGGCAGAGTTACCTTTAAATCATCATCAACAGCAACGGCAAATGGAAGATAAATTTCTTTTGATCTTGAACTGAACCGTTGTCGAATCTCGGTAATGGCCAATTGCAGCAACTCCTCATCGGATTCTTCCAGTTTCTTTCTAATCTCCATGGTATGGGACCGGATTATGGCACCATGTGATAATTGCAAAAAATTGACATAACCATGGGTCTCATCAGAAATAATGGTGAACACATCTACATTGTTTATTTTCGGGTTCACCACTGTAGATTTTGCCTGATAATTCTCGAGTACTTCGATTTTATCTTTGACCCGTTGTGCCTTTTCAAATTCCATTTGCTCGGCATAGTCGGTCATTTGTTGCCGAAATGTCTGTATGGAGCTTTTTAGGTTTCCTTTGATAATCTGCCTAATATCCTCGATTTGGTTTAGGTATTCTTTTTCGCTCTGCAGCCCTTCACAAGGTCCCAAGCAATTTCCCAAGTGGTAATCCAAGCACACCTTATATTTTCCGGATCTTATCTTTTCTTCGGAAAGGTCATAATTACATGTCCTTAAAGGGTAAAGGCCCTTTACCAAATCCAACAACGTCCTAACTGTTTTCATGCTGGTGTAAGGCCCAAAATATTCGGACCCGTCCTTGATCAGCTTTCTTGTAGAAAAAACCCTGGGAAAACGCTCGTTCTTAATACAGATCCACGGGTAGGATTTATCATCCTTGAGCAGCACGTTGTAACGGGGCCTTAATTTTTTGATCAAATTGTTTTCCAACAAAAGTGCGTCCGACTCCGTAGGGACTACAATATGTTTTATGGAGTCTATTTTCTTGACAAGCACCCTGGTTTTTCCATACTCCTGCTTTTTATTGAAATATGAAGAAACCCTCTTCTTAAGGTTCTTGGCCTTGCCCACATAGAGTATTTTACCATCTGTATCATAAAATTGATACACTCCGGGATTGTCAGGGAGTGCACTCAACTGTACTTTTAATGATGCTGATCTGGACATAAAAGCTTAAAAAATGGACCTCAAAGGATTTACAACAAAGTTATATTTTATAAATGGGGTTTATTGTTAAACTTGATCAATTCCTTATTTGGATCGACCCCTAAGGTATCTCAATGCACAAATGATACAAATCTAAATCGGAATTAAATTTGGTAACAATTTGCGAAGGATCAATAGATTGGGGTTTTTCCGCAAATAAACTATGGAAAAACCCCAGTTCCATGTTAACAAACCAGTCCAATTTGTTAAACAGTTGCTAAATATTGTGTATTTCACCGATAAAATGTGCAGTTCATGGTATATTTTTCAATTGTTTTACTTACATTTAACGGTATAAAAACAATCCAATGGAAAACTATATCATTGTTTTGGGAATGTACTTGATTTTGATGCTGTTCTTCAAAATCTTTTTCTCCGTTGCAACAAAGGGAGAGTAATTTTTTTATAGTACCCCCAAATAACCCCTTAATCTTCAACAGTAAATGTTGAAACGTGAACTAAGAAAAAAATATAAAAATCTGAGGATGGGATTATCCCCGGCACAAGCCTCCGATTTTAGTTTGATTTTAGCAAACGAATTACTACAAATCCCGATTTGGGATTTTTTTTATTACCATACTTTTCTGAGTATGGAGGATAAAGTCGAAGTGGACACTCTTCCCTTGATTACCTTGCTACAGGGCAAGGACAAAAATATTGTTGTTCCCAAAGTTGCAGGCCCAAACTCCATGGAGAATTATCTGCTCACAGATAGCATAACGATAAAAAAAAGCCCTTACGGTGTTCCAGAGCCAATTGATGGCATAGAGATTCCGGAAAACAAAATTGATGTGGTGTTTGTTCCTTTATTGGCATTTGACACTACAGGAAACAGAGTGGGGTATGGCAAAGGATATTACGATGGCTTTTTGAACAAGTGCAGAAAAGAAACCGTAAAAATCGGCCTTTCCTTTTTTGGACCGGAAACGGAGCCTATTTCGGATATCAACACGAATGATGTGAAATTGGATTATTGTGTAACCCCGGAAAAGATCTACAAATTTTAATTGCCCAAATCTTCCTTTACCTCGTTGGCCTCATCGTTTTTCGGAAAGGCTTTTTTGTTGAACACTATTAAAATACCTACTCCTGTACTTATCGCAGTATCCGCTATATTAAAAACGGGTTCAAAAAAACGAAAACGTTGACCTCCCCAAGAAGGAACCCAACTAGGCCAGGTTGTATCCACTAAAGGAAAATAAAGCATATCCACCACTTTACCATGAAACAGGCTCCCGTAGGGCTCATTTGTAAAAAGTGTGGCCACCTGCCCATTGCTGTGATCAAATATTATCCCGTAGAAAACCGAGTCTATTATATTACCTACAGCTCCGGCAAAAATCAAGGAAACTGCCAACACCAATGTTCTTGGCGATTGTTTTTTAATTATGTCCCAAAGCCAATATCCGATTCCCAAAACCGCAAAAATCCTGAAAATGGTCAACACCAATTTTCCGGTAGGCTCCGAAATTGGTAAAAGATCGCTCAATTTGGTTCCCCATGCAGCTCCTTCATTTTCTATAAATAGAATTTTGAACCAACTGAACACCTCATGTGATTCACCAAGCACAAAACTTGTTTTAATGAAGATTTTACTTATTTGATCCACGAGCAGAATCAAGAGAATGATGATAAGGGACTTTTTTAAACTCATACTTTTAATAAAGGATTGCAAAAATATGGATATTATTTTGTTTTTGTAAGGAAGATGTCCCCTTCTATGGTCTTAAGAACAAATAGATTATGTCCAAAGGGTATGGACTCACCATTTACTTTCCCATAAGTGCTCTCCGCAACTATTTCGCCCTTTGGTGTTGCCAGCAATATATCGCCTTTTTGTGTAGTTACGGTGACGGACTCCGAAACATCCTGCAACGTACAACGACCATCGGACAAGGTTATATCCAAGTTTTCGTATTTGCCGCTGGAATACACATTGGTATTGGTTCCATAAACCGCAACATTCTTATACTCGGGCACGCGTACTTGCAAAGCAATGGAAACCACTTTATGCGCACTAAGCTTATCATTCGGATCTACAAAAAGTGGCTGAAAATCGGCACCGATCATTACCGTGGTTCCGTTTTCTTTGATAGAGATCAATAAATCCTTGGCATATTCGCCCTCCATACTGGCGGAGACCTCTACCTCGTTGGAGGTTGTGGTCTGCAGATCAATTCTATAACAATACCGCGAATCGATCTGGATGGTTTCTGTTCTAGGGCCAATAAAAGCTTTTCTAACCAGTTTTTGCCCATGTACGTGCACGAGTGCAAAAAATACCGACAAAAACAACAACGCCCTCATAAAGAAAAAACGCCCTAAGGCGTTTTAATTATTTTTGCATGTTTTTCGCCTCAATACTCAATGTTGCATGGGGCACAAGCTTTAATCGCTCTTTATTGATAAGCTTTCCGGTAACTCGGCAAATTCCGTATGTTTTGTTCTCTATACGAAGTAAGGCGTTTTTAAGGTCGCGGATAAATTTTTCCTGACGTATGGCCAGTTGTGTATTCGCCTCTTTGCTCATGGTCTCCGAACCTTCTTCGAAAGCCTTGAACGTTGGCGAGGTATCGTCCGTGCCATTGTTACCATCGTTCATGTAAGAGCTTTTTAACAGCTCCAAGTGGTTTTTGGCCTTTTCTATTTTTTCCTCGATCAAGGTTCTGAATTCTGCAAGGTCTTTGTCGGAGTATCTTACTTTAGAATCTTCTGCCATTTTCTTAATGTTTTTGAATAAACAATTTTGTGTTCACTTCATCAAAGGTGATCGCTACACCTTCTTCAAGTTTCTCTTCAAAGTTGAGCTCGGCGGTCAGTGTTTCCGTTTTGATGTATTCTTCGTTACTGGAAACTGCATTTTCCACCAGGCCGTCCTTCAATATTTTAATATCAATTTTATCGGTTACCTCGAATCCGGACTCCTTGCGCAAGTTCTGGATTCGGTTAACAAGTTCCCTTGCAATGCCCTCTTTTCTTAAGGTATCGTCTATCGTTACATCCAGGGCTACGGTCAAAGGACCTGAGCTGGCTACCAACCAACCTTCGATATCTTGGGAACTGATCTCTACATCGGTTAACTGTAAATTAACGGTTTTATTTTCCAATAGCAGCAATATTTCTCCTTCGCGTTCAAATTTTTGAATATCCTCTTGACCCAATTTTGATACTTCTGCTGCAATGGCCTTCATGTCCTTGCCGAATTTTGGACCCAACACCTTAAAGTTCGGCTTAATTTGTTTTACCAATACCCCTGAGGCATCATCCAGCATTTCGATCTCCTTTACATTTACTTCGGATTTTACCAAATTCGAAACTGCTTCGATATCGCTTCGTTGTTCATCATCCAAAACCGGTATCATTATTTTTTGAAGCGGCTGACGTACTTTTATTTTTTCTTTTTGACGGATTGAGAGCACCAAAGAAGATATCTTCTGTGCCAATTGCATTTTACGTTCCAAATCCTTGTTTACCATATTGGCATCAAAAACCGGAAAATCCGCCAAATGCACACTTTCAAAACCTTCTTTTTGCGTAGTGGCATCCAAATCCCGGTACAATTGATCCATAAAGAACGGGGCAATCGGTGCGGATAATTTAGCCACGGTGGACAAACAAGTGTACAGTGTTTGATAGGCCGAAATCTTATCTTTTTGATAATCACCTTTCCAGAAACGTCTCCTGCTCAACCGCACATACCAGTTACTCAAATTTTCCTGTACATAATCCGAGATCATCCTAGCTGCACGGGTAGCTTCGTAGTCTTCGTAAGCCTCGTCCACATTTTTGATCAAGGTATGGAGTTCGGATAAGATCCATTGGTCGATTTCAGGTCTTTCAGTCAATGGAATATCGGTCTCGGAATAATCAAACTCGTCTATATTGGCATAAAGTGCCATAAAGGAATAGGTGTTGTAGAGTGTTCCGAAGAACTTTCGTTTTACCTCAACTACGCCTTCAATATCAAATTTTAGGTTATCCCAAGGGTTTGCATTGGAAATCATGTACCAACGGGTAGCATCTGGGCCGTGTTCTGGCAATACCTCGAACGGATCTACGGCATTTCCTAACCTTTTGGACATTTTTTTGCCTTCCTTGTCAAGTACAAGTCCGTTGGAAACCACATTTTTATAGGCTATGCTATCAAAAACCATGGTAGCAATGGCATGCAATGTATAGAACCATCCTCGCGTTTGGTCCACACCTTCGGCTATAAAGTTGGCCGGAAATGCAACACCATCATCTATTAGTTCTTTGTTTTCGAAAGGATAATGCCATTGCGCATAGGGCATGGAGCCACTATCGAACCAAACATCGATCAAATCCGATTCGCGTTTCATGGGTTGCCCAGATGGTGATACCAAAGTAATACCATCCACAATGTTTTTGTGCAGATCGATCTTGTCATAGTTTTCCTCGGTCATGTCGCCCACTACAAAATCTTCGAAAACGTCTTTGTCCATCACTCCAGCTTCAACAGCCTTGGCCATTTCCGATTTAAGCTCTTCCACGGAACCAATGATAATTTCTTCCTTCCCATCTTCGGTCCGCCAAATAGGCAAAGGTATTCCCCAATACCTTGATCGGGACAGGTTCCAATCGTTTGCATTGGCCAACCAGTTCCCAAAACGGCCTTCTCCTGTAGATTTTGGCTTCCAATTTATGGATTGGTTCAGGTCGAACATACGTTCCTTTACATCGGTAACTTTGATGAACCAAGAGTTTAATGGATAATACAAGATAGGCTTATCCGTTCGCCAGCAATTTGGGTAACTGTGTACATATTTCTCGACCTTAAATGCCTTGTTCTCTATTTTAAGTTTGATGGCAATCTCGACATCGACCGATTTTTCGGGTGCTTCACCCTCATCGTAATATTCGTTCTTTACATACTTGCCGCCAAATTCTTTGAGTTCGGGTCTAAACTTCCCCTGTAGGTCTACCAAAGGCACCGGGTTATCATTCTCATCCAAAACCAGCATGGGAGGTATCTCCGGAGTGGCTTGCTTGGCCACCAGGGCATCGTCCGCACCAAAGGTGGGCGCCGTATGTACAATTCCGGTACCATCTTCGGTGGTTACAAAATCACCAGCAATTACTCGGAAGGCATTCTCGGGATCTTGGTAAGGCTGCACATAATCGATTAATTGCTCGTACTGTATGCCTACCAAATCTTTACCTACAAATGATCCTCCTATCAAAAATGGAATCTTTTTGTCTCCTTCGCCGAAAGATTTTAATTCCTCCTCGGTTTCTACTTTAAAAAACTTTCCTGAAAAATTGTAGTCCACCAGGTTTTTGGCCACCACAACATTAATAGGCTCGAATGTGTATTGATTGTAAGATTTAACCAATGCATACTCAATCTTTGGACCTACGGTCAGAGCCGTGTTCGATGGGAGCGTCCAAGGCGTGGTCGTCCATGCCAAAAAGTGAATATCTCCCTCGACCTTTTTTAAAAAAGCGGGAAGTGAATCTTGTTTTGCTTTAAATTGGGCCGTGACCGTGGTATCGGTCACATCTTGATAGGTTCCCGGCTGGTTAAGCTCATGGGAGCTTAAACCTGTGCCCGCCTTTGGCGAATAGGGTTGTATGGTATAGCCTTTATATATAAGGCCTTTATCGTAAATCTGTTTAAGCAGCCACCAAACAGATTCCATGTATTTGGGCTTGTAGGTTATGTACGGGTCGTCCATATCTACCCAATAGCCCACTTTTTCGGTCATTTCGTTCCAAACATCCGTATATCGCATCACTGCTTTTTTACAGGCTGCGTTGTACTCCTCGACCGATATTTTTTTCCCTATATCCTCTTTGGTAATACCCAGTTCTTTTTCCACACCAATTTCCACGGGCAGACCATGGGTGTCCCATCCGGCCTTTCTTTTCACCTGAAAACCTTTCATGGTCTTGTACCTTGGGAATATGTCCTTGATGGTACGCGCCATTACATGGTGGATTCCCGGCATTCCGTTTGCAGAGGGCGGTCCTTCAAAAAACACATAGCTCTCCTTGCCTTCCCTGGTGGAAACGCTCTTTTCAAAAATCTGTTGGTCTTTCCAAAAGCTTAGAATTTCTTCAGATACTTTCGGTAAATCCAGCCCTTTATATTCCGCAAACTTCATATACTTCTTCTTCTAGTAGAATTCAAGTTTGCAAAATTATGAATTTAGATGGAATTACGCCTTGCAATTTAATATTAGAATGCACATAATCCCCTTACCCTAAATATGATATGCCAACAGGCTTCTTTTTCCATTAAATTTTCTATCTTAAAACCTTAATTAACACTTAACCATTTTAATTATGAAAAAAGTAGTATTGACTGCGATGGTGTTGACTTTATCCTTAACAACATTAACATCGTGCAGAGAAACAAAGGACAAAGCCAAAGAGGCGACCGAAGAAGCTGCAGAAACATTGGAAGACGCAGGCGATGACCTAAAAAAGGCCGCCGATGATGCAGCCGACGCCATGAAAGATGCTGGAGAAGAAGCCAAAGAAATGGGCGAAAAAGCAATGGACAGTCTCAAAAAAGCAGGTGAAGAAACCATGGATGCCGCAAAAAAGGCCGGTGATGAAATGAAAGAAGCCGCCAAAAAAGCGATAGACAGCATTTAGCAACGTTGCGGATAAAAGACAAAAAGCTGTATGGCTCGGGAATTCCCGGGCCTTATTTTTTAAAACACATACCCTATCCCCAACACCAAATTGGTTCCAGGGGCCGCAATTCCCGAAGAATACATTCGGTAACGTTGATTGGTCATGTTTTCCAAACTCATGGTGGCCTTTAGTGCATTGGTGATTTGATATTGCGACCTAAAGTTCAAGGTGTACCAAGAGGGGGAATACGGATTGC
It includes:
- a CDS encoding DUF3108 domain-containing protein, producing the protein MKKILMPLLLLIMAISANGQEPRPAFKPGEWLKFRIHYGFLNASYATMHLTTNTLNGVPVYHVVGRGKTTGFASIFFKVDDTYESYFDIDHGKPYKFIRKIDEGGYTKDIEIDFDYKEDKAVLKDNKNGTKMNIPIHDQIQDLISASYFLRSNYNLEEFEVGDAINLDMLFDDDGVFKFQLKYLGKEILRTKFGKVECLKFRPLVQSGRVFKEKESLTLWVSNDWNKIPIRIKADLAVGSLKADLDGYNGLKNQFKIIMK
- a CDS encoding patatin-like phospholipase family protein, whose product is MHKKGLIITIVFAMVGLCAMAQSAKDNTPPKVGLVLSGGGAKGLAHIGTLKVLEEAGVQIDYIGGTSMGAIVGALYASGYSAHQLDSIFKSTDFTDLIQDNVPRGAKTFYEKEDSERYALSLPFENFKVSFPQAISGGQNIYNLLVQLLFHVKDVQDFGKLPIPFLCVATNVETGEEILLDKGYLPEAIVASGTFPSLFEPAEIEGQILIDGGVVNNYPIDHVKAMGADIIIGVDVQHDLATRESLSSATEILLQINNYRTVNDMKSKSKKTDIYIRPDIDEFSVIDFERGREIIDNGEISARAKMDQFVQIAEAQKSEPKPKKNIKLMDSLTINRMIIEGNDRYTRGYIKGKLRFNLSEKIAFEDLKQGINNLSATGNFKAIRYDLVSNGLGTDLILKLKEEPTKMFIKMSAHYDDLYKSAALINLTKKNFLMKDDVASFDFILGDHIRYNMQYYLDKGYYWSFGVNSRLTDFDADIDFSLIRGNFNVPDDPNIQRINVDVTDLTNQVYLQTVLQEEFAFVIGAEHKFINYSTRTLNQVDPEGEEGSQSANRRSNFENSNYFSAYSQIKLDTYDDKYFPTKGLLFDGDFHFYAFSSDYNKNFKEFAVAKAKLGGVFSLFHNLSLNLETEGGVKLGTSSVATFDFILGGFGNNFVNNFTPFFGYDFLSIPGNSYVKSYGRLDYRFAPKQHMLFSANIANVADDLFRTGDWFEEPNFIGFGLGYGFESFLGPIQLYYSWSPEVDNGNFFVSVGYWF
- the uvrC gene encoding excinuclease ABC subunit UvrC, which codes for MSRSASLKVQLSALPDNPGVYQFYDTDGKILYVGKAKNLKKRVSSYFNKKQEYGKTRVLVKKIDSIKHIVVPTESDALLLENNLIKKLRPRYNVLLKDDKSYPWICIKNERFPRVFSTRKLIKDGSEYFGPYTSMKTVRTLLDLVKGLYPLRTCNYDLSEEKIRSGKYKVCLDYHLGNCLGPCEGLQSEKEYLNQIEDIRQIIKGNLKSSIQTFRQQMTDYAEQMEFEKAQRVKDKIEVLENYQAKSTVVNPKINNVDVFTIISDETHGYVNFLQLSHGAIIRSHTMEIRKKLEESDEELLQLAITEIRQRFSSRSKEIYLPFAVAVDDDLKVTLPKLGDKRRILDLSERNARFYRQDKLKQIKITDPDRHTKRIMAQMKTDLRLSEEPRHIECFDNSNIQGSNPVAACVVFKDGKPSKKDYRHFNIKTVEGPDDFASMEEVVHRRYKRLLSEEEPLPQLIVIDGGKGQLSSALKSLEVLGLRGKIAIVGIAKRLEEIYFPDDPVPLYLDKRSESLKIIQQLRNEAHRFGITHHRNKRSKGAINSELVNIEGIGEKTAQQLLKSFKSVKRIKEASLENLTASVGASKAKKIFKTFHK
- a CDS encoding 5-formyltetrahydrofolate cyclo-ligase yields the protein MLKRELRKKYKNLRMGLSPAQASDFSLILANELLQIPIWDFFYYHTFLSMEDKVEVDTLPLITLLQGKDKNIVVPKVAGPNSMENYLLTDSITIKKSPYGVPEPIDGIEIPENKIDVVFVPLLAFDTTGNRVGYGKGYYDGFLNKCRKETVKIGLSFFGPETEPISDINTNDVKLDYCVTPEKIYKF
- a CDS encoding lipoprotein signal peptidase, with translation MSLKKSLIIILLILLVDQISKIFIKTSFVLGESHEVFSWFKILFIENEGAAWGTKLSDLLPISEPTGKLVLTIFRIFAVLGIGYWLWDIIKKQSPRTLVLAVSLIFAGAVGNIIDSVFYGIIFDHSNGQVATLFTNEPYGSLFHGKVVDMLYFPLVDTTWPSWVPSWGGQRFRFFEPVFNIADTAISTGVGILIVFNKKAFPKNDEANEVKEDLGN
- a CDS encoding TraR/DksA family transcriptional regulator, which gives rise to MAEDSKVRYSDKDLAEFRTLIEEKIEKAKNHLELLKSSYMNDGNNGTDDTSPTFKAFEEGSETMSKEANTQLAIRQEKFIRDLKNALLRIENKTYGICRVTGKLINKERLKLVPHATLSIEAKNMQK
- the ileS gene encoding isoleucine--tRNA ligase; translation: MKFAEYKGLDLPKVSEEILSFWKDQQIFEKSVSTREGKESYVFFEGPPSANGMPGIHHVMARTIKDIFPRYKTMKGFQVKRKAGWDTHGLPVEIGVEKELGITKEDIGKKISVEEYNAACKKAVMRYTDVWNEMTEKVGYWVDMDDPYITYKPKYMESVWWLLKQIYDKGLIYKGYTIQPYSPKAGTGLSSHELNQPGTYQDVTDTTVTAQFKAKQDSLPAFLKKVEGDIHFLAWTTTPWTLPSNTALTVGPKIEYALVKSYNQYTFEPINVVVAKNLVDYNFSGKFFKVETEEELKSFGEGDKKIPFLIGGSFVGKDLVGIQYEQLIDYVQPYQDPENAFRVIAGDFVTTEDGTGIVHTAPTFGADDALVAKQATPEIPPMLVLDENDNPVPLVDLQGKFRPELKEFGGKYVKNEYYDEGEAPEKSVDVEIAIKLKIENKAFKVEKYVHSYPNCWRTDKPILYYPLNSWFIKVTDVKERMFDLNQSINWKPKSTGEGRFGNWLANANDWNLSRSRYWGIPLPIWRTEDGKEEIIIGSVEELKSEMAKAVEAGVMDKDVFEDFVVGDMTEENYDKIDLHKNIVDGITLVSPSGQPMKRESDLIDVWFDSGSMPYAQWHYPFENKELIDDGVAFPANFIAEGVDQTRGWFYTLHAIATMVFDSIAYKNVVSNGLVLDKEGKKMSKRLGNAVDPFEVLPEHGPDATRWYMISNANPWDNLKFDIEGVVEVKRKFFGTLYNTYSFMALYANIDEFDYSETDIPLTERPEIDQWILSELHTLIKNVDEAYEDYEATRAARMISDYVQENLSNWYVRLSRRRFWKGDYQKDKISAYQTLYTCLSTVAKLSAPIAPFFMDQLYRDLDATTQKEGFESVHLADFPVFDANMVNKDLERKMQLAQKISSLVLSIRQKEKIKVRQPLQKIMIPVLDDEQRSDIEAVSNLVKSEVNVKEIEMLDDASGVLVKQIKPNFKVLGPKFGKDMKAIAAEVSKLGQEDIQKFEREGEILLLLENKTVNLQLTDVEISSQDIEGWLVASSGPLTVALDVTIDDTLRKEGIARELVNRIQNLRKESGFEVTDKIDIKILKDGLVENAVSSNEEYIKTETLTAELNFEEKLEEGVAITFDEVNTKLFIQKH